The following are encoded in a window of Coffea eugenioides isolate CCC68of unplaced genomic scaffold, Ceug_1.0 ScVebR1_55;HRSCAF=288, whole genome shotgun sequence genomic DNA:
- the LOC113758530 gene encoding uncharacterized protein LOC113758530, translated as MYDLQLVVVVEPKLRVESITNIRIKLGMDCCLFNLWGSVWIFYRSLFTCQITGESPQHLTIRVKSHFFQDFITLSCIHAKCTEQERENLWNALLGDKPDFNPWFLIGDFNVVINTEEKRGGLPFRPSEGSEFLNFMTMAGVCDAGFSGSRYTWCNNRSGTARIWKRLDRLLLCGRALELPYQIMVQHLGRDPSDHAPLLLSVDTKLDNKPKPFRFLNIWTTHPGLLGVIKDCWAQPVNGSPLQVLALKLRNVKNALKQWSRTTFGDIFQGARDAERMVTEAETAYDLDPTEQRRSELHHARARLRRALIVEEGFWKQKARVRWLSDGDRNTKYFHSLVTERRHRAVIHRIKDTAGEWIDEECQIGEAAVGFFKELFTAEGGLPCLTGLQIIPKLITDQENSRLTDIPSLTEVKDIVFAMDGESTAGPDGFTGKFFTFAWEVVALDIYRAVISFFCGAELPRSITATSIVLLPKVENPQDFKQFRPISLCNFTNKIISKLLSTRLAIILPRIISPQQSGFVQGRQITDNFLLAQELVADIKKSNRGGNVVIKLDMMKAYDRVSWPFLLQVLRYFGFSETWIDMIWRLISNIWFSVLVNGGSHGFFKSSRGLRQGDPISPALFVIGAELLSRALNKLPTQRGFTPFKVPPHCPIITHLAFADDVIIFSSGSRSSLHLIKRVLEDYSEVSGQRLNPQKSCFLTHPRSPAQRTAVVNQVLGYNRRVFPIRYLGCPLYDGRSKTIYYTDTYNAVANRILSWKNQILSSGGKVVLIQSVLASMPIHLLAAASPPKGMLMALEKLFAKFLWGSLNLGNKYHWISWADLCRPKDEGGVGLRGLMQVYDSFSIKLWWKFRQQQSLWAKFMLQKYCAGQHPCLADIGHRGSQAWRRMVTMQRFGEENITWIVREGALDFWHDNWMGSGALCNKVDVFHDHSVVDFVDRRVWNVGMLHQFLDGELVRQVLELDPPSGRGNDRMVWTLTNSGVFSTASAYSLISHSNDTSWLFARIWQQGLPVKISFFMLRLLQGRLPLMDRLKRFGVYGPSKCFCCQNPQEEALNHVFCSGEGARSVWRHFESTAGEFSGVHTTRHMVWSCWVRRGTNDRVKFLQNILPSVVCWVLWKIRNEGVFEDRKMRIRDTVTRIVQLLHDFLQSRFPGVQCSAPTWEGLLLELGSHQRRMIIKPVYWVTPCGGYKLNSDGCSRGNPGRSGGGGLVRDSRGNFVFGYAEPFGVITSMQAELRALLWGVRHCVIRGYLELHLEADSLTLVQIVQGTSACPWRLQRDLDELMIFKQSFQSITHCYREANTPADHLANFGADACAGHVFNTFSDLPLLVRGAIRLDRLGLPTFRTRCLA; from the coding sequence ATGTATGATCTTCAATTGGTGGTTGTTGTTGAACCTAAATTGAGGGTGGAGTCAATCACTAATATTAGAATTAAATTGGGGATGGATTGTTGCTTGTTCAATCTTTGGGGTTCTGTTTGGATTTTCTACCGGTCGTTGTTTACGTGTCAGATTACAGGGGAGTCTCCCCAACATCTAACTATTAGAgttaaatctcatttttttcaaGACTTCATTACTTTATCTTGTATACATGCGAAGTGTACGGAGCAGGAAAGAGAAAACTTGTGGAATGCACTTTTGGGGGATAAACCCGACTTCAACCCTTGGTTTTTGATAGGAGATTTCAATGTGGTCATAAATACCGAGGAGAAGAGGGGTGGATTGCCATTTAGACCGTCGGAGGGATCAgaatttttgaatttcatgacgaTGGCCGGTGTCTGTGATGCGGGATTCTCTGGTTCAAGATATACCTGGTGTAATAACCGTTCGGGAACGGCGCGGATATGGAAACGTCTGGACCGCTTACTTCTATGCGGGCGTGCTTTAGAGCTTCCATACCAAATCATGGTGCAACATTTAGGACGTGACCCGTCGGATCATGCTCCATTATTGTTGTCGGTGGATACGAAACTAGATAACAAACCCAAGCCGTTCCGTTTCTTAAACATCTGGACTACTCATCCTGGTTTACTGGGGGTTATCAAGGATTGTTGGGCTCAACCAGTCAATGGTTCTCCTTTGCAAGTATTGGCCTTGAAGTTGAGGAATGTTAAAAATGCCCTCAAGCAATGGTCTAGAACGACATTTGGGGATATTTTTCAGGGAGCACGTGATGCCGAACGTATGGTAACAGAGGCTGAAACAGCATACGACCTGGATCCTACTGAGCAACGGCGGAGCGAGTTACATCATGCTCGGGCTCGGTTACGCAGAGCGCTTATAGTTGAGGAGGGTTTTTGGAAACAAAAGGCGCGGGTAAGGTGGCTCTCGGACGGAGATAGGAACACCAAATATTTTCATTCCTTGGTCACGGAAAGGAGGCATAGGGCAGTAATTCATCGGATCAAAGATACCGCTGGAGAGTGGATCGATGAGGAATGCCAGATTGGGGAAGCAGCAGTGGGTTTCTTTAAGGAGCTTTTCACAGCAGAGGGGGGCCTTCCTTGCCTTACTGGTCTGCAGATCATACCGAAATTGATAACGGACCAAGAAAACTCACGGTTAACGGACATTCCATCTCTTACAGAAGTTAAAGACATAGTCTTTGCTATGGACGGAGAGAGCACAGCAGGGCCGGACGGGTTTACAGGGAAATTCTTTACCTTTGCTTGGGAGGTAGTGGCTTTGGATATATACCGTGCGGTTATCAGCTTTTTCTGCGGCGCTGAACTACCTAGGAGTATCACGGCTACTTCAATTGTGTTGTTACCCAAAGTGGAGAACCCCCAAGATTTCAAGCAATTTCGGCCAATCAGTCTATGTAACTTCACTAacaaaatcatttccaaacTATTATCGACAAGATTGGCGATAATATTACCCCGGATTATATCTCCACAGCAAAGTGGGTTTGTCCAAGGGAGGCAGATTACAGATAATTTCTTGTTAGCCCAAGAGTTAGTAGCGGATATTAAAAAATCAAATCGGGGTGGCAACGTGGTCATCAAGTTAGATATGATGAAGGCTTATGATAGAGTCTCATGGCCCTTTCTACTACAGGTGTTACGGTATTTCGGGTTCAGTGAAACTTGGATAGACATGATATGGCGCTTAATATCGAATATTTGGTTTTCGGTGCTTGTAAATGGCGGTTCACACGGCTTTTTCAAATCTTCACGGGGTTTACGGCAAGGAGATCCCATTTCACCAGCCTTATTCGTTATTGGAGCTGAGTTGTTGTCTCGAGCCCTCAACAAGCTACCCACACAGAGAGGATTTACTCCGTTTAAAGTGCCTCCTCATTGTCCTATAATTACGCATTTGGCATTCGCCGATGACGTGATTATCTTTTCTAGTGGCAGCAGGTCATCCCTACATTTGATTAAACGAGTTCTGGAAGATTATAGTGAGGTATCAGGTCAGCGGCTCAACCCTCAGAAGAGTTGTTTCCTTACTCATCCACGCTCACCAGCTCAGAGGACAGCGGTTGTTAACCAGGTATTGGGATATAATAGAAGAGTATTTCCGATACGGTACCTTGGTTGTCCCTTATATGACGGAAGGAGTAAGACGATTTACTATACGGATACATATAATGCGGTGGCGAATCGCATTTTGTCTTGGAAGAACCAGATTTTATCGTCAGGGGGCAAGGTGGTATTGATTCAGAGCGTGTTAGCCTCTATGCCAATTCATTTGCTGGCAGCCGCGTCCCCTCCAAAAGGGATGTTGATGGCCCTAGAGAAATTGTTTGCCAAGTTCTTGTGGGGATCCTTGAATTTGGGGAACAAGTACCATTGGATCAGTTGGGCAGATCTGTGTCGGCCGAAGGATGAAGGGGGTGTAGGCCTGCGGGGGTTGATGCAGGTCTACGACTCATTTTCCATTAAACTCTGGTGGAAATTCCGGCAACAGCAATCATTATGGGCAAAGTTTATGCTCCAAAAGTATTGTGCAGGGCAGCACCCTTGTCTTGCTGATATTGGTCATCGGGGATCCCAGGCTTGGAGGAGGATGGTCACAATGCAGCGTTTTGGGGAGGAGAATATTACTTGGATAGTTCGTGAGGGTGCTTTGGATTTTTGGCATGACAATTGGATGGGGTCAGGAGCGCTTTGCAACAAGGTGGATGTCTTCCATGATCATTCCGTGGTTGATTTTGTAGATCGACGGGTCTGGAATGTGGGCATGCTCCATCAATTCTTAGATGGAGAACTGGTTAGGCAGGTTCTGGAGCTTGATCCTCCTTCAGGTAGGGGCAATGACAGAATGGTGTGGACATTAACGAACTCGGGTGTTTTTTCCACTGCATCGGCTTACTCATTGATCAGTCATTCCAATGACACCTCTTGGCTTTTTGCCCGTATATGGCAGCAAGGCCTTCCAGTCAAGATCTCTTTTTTTATGTTACGACTACTACAGGGGAGGCTCCCTCTTATGGATCGACTAAAGAGGTTTGGGGTCTATGGCCCATCTAAATGCTTCTGTTGTCAGAACCCTCAGGAAGAGGCCTTGAATCATGTATTTTGCTCAGGAGAAGGGGCACGATCGGTCTGGCGTCACTTCGAGAGTACTGCTGGTGAATTTAGTGGGGTGCATACAACACGTCACATGGTGTGGTCTTGTTGGGTAAGGAGGGGAACTAATGACCGTGtaaaatttttacaaaatataCTTCCTTCGGTAGTATGCTGGGTTTTGTGGAAAATAAGGAATGAAGGGGTGTTTGAAGATCGGAAGATGAGGATAAGGGATACGGTGACTCGGATTGTTCAGCTTcttcatgattttcttcaaTCACGGTTCCCGGGGGTGCAGTGTTCTGCTCCTACATGGGAAGGGTTACTTCTCGAGTTGGGTAGTCATCAAAGGCGGATGATTATTAAGCCAGTTTATTGGGTAACTCCGTGTGGAGGTTATAAGTTGAACTCAGATGGATGCTCTCGGGGAAACCCAGGAAGGAGTGGGGGGGGTGGACTTGTGCGAGACAGTCgaggaaattttgtatttggaTACGCGGAGCCCTTCGGAGTGATAACTAGCATGCAAGCAGAACTTCGAGCGTTGTTATGGGGAGTTAGACATTGTGTGATTCGAGGGTACTTGGAGTTACACTTAGAGGCAGATTCTCTCACCCTGGTTCAGATTGTTCAAGGGACTAGTGCGTGTCCTTGGCGTCTACAGAGAGATCTGGATGAGTTGATGATATTCAAGCAGTCTTTCCAATCCATCACACACTGCTACAGAGAAGCAAACACACCGGCAGATCATCTGGCAAATTTTGGTGCTGATGCTTGCGCAGGTCATGTGTTTAATACATTTTCAGATTTACCACTATTGGTCAGGGGGGCTATTAGATTAGATCGATTGGGACTTCCTACGTTTCGTACACGGTGTCTGGCATGA